A genome region from Lucilia cuprina isolate Lc7/37 chromosome 3, ASM2204524v1, whole genome shotgun sequence includes the following:
- the LOC111685987 gene encoding nuclear cap-binding protein subunit 1, which translates to MNRRRHHDGDEDGYEHRNRKRRRVSENQEIEDRLESLILRVGERSTSSVESNLEGLVSVLEADLGTFRLKILRILSDCAVKMPEKCTIYTTLVGLLNAKNYKFGGEFVDHMVKTFKESLKICRWDAARYSLRFLADLVNCHVISASSLLQLMDTMIDVSNEDTVPQVRRDWYVFAVLSTLPWVGRDLYEKKESSLESLLLRIEVYLNKRSKKHHNALRVWSVDAPHPQEEYLDCLWAQIRKLRQDNWAEKHIPRPYLAFDSILCEALQHNLPQIIPPPHHESYVYPMPWVVYRMFDYTDCPDGPNLPGAHSIERFLIEEHLHHIIEMHHGERKDCAAQLLAFPYKNKIPLEYCIVEVIFAELFHMPTPRYIDIVYGSILIELCKLHPATLPQVLAQATEILFMRIDSMNTSCFDRFVNWFSYHLSNFKFTWSWEEWDSCLLLDMEHPRPKFIQEVLQKCLRLSYHQRIVEMMPEAYAKLLPVSPQPSYKYASEEAASLAGTQVAHQLVVAIRQKCTPEEVINILKELPNSGENADQEMSETSFNPLKIDVFVQTLLNLGSKSFSHSFAAISKFHLVFKALAESEEAQICILHNVFELWQNHQQMMVVIIDKLLKTQIVDCSAVATWIFSKEMTGEFTKMYLWEILHLTIKKMNKHVIKLNNELTDAKDKLAKADSSSSDSEDEAAPKRKKPVVVVDKPTEEMVERMEEKLEAANVDQKRLFLIVFQRFIMILSEHLVRSDTDGRDPDTDWYRWTIGRLQQVFLMHHEQVQKYSSTLETLLFTSDLDSHILEVFHQFVALRA; encoded by the exons atgaaTCGTAGACGTCATCATGATGGAGATGAAGATGGTTACG AACACCGTAACCGCAAACGTAGGAGGGTATCGGAAAATCAAGAGATCGAAGATCGTTTAGAGTCTTTGATATTGCGTGTAGGTGAGCGCAGCACCTCATCGGTGGAATCAAACTTGGAGGGTTTGGTATCGGTTTTGGAGGCTGATTTGGGCACATTccgtttgaaaattttacgcATTCTATCGGATTGTGCTGTTAAAATGCCGGAGAAATGTACAATTTACACGACCTTGGTGGGTCTGCTGAATgccaaaaactataaatttggTGGTGAATTTGTTGATCACATGGTTAAGACTTTTAAGGAAAGTCTAAAAATCTGTCGTTGGGATGCCGCTCGTTATTCTTTACGTTTTTTGGCCGATTTGGTTAATTGTCATGTAATTTCGGCTTCATCTTTGCTGCAATTAATGGATACCATGATTGATGTTTCCAATGAGGATACTGTACCGCAAGTACGTCGTGATTGGTATGTTTTTGCTGTACTCTCTACATTACCCTGGGTGGGTAGAGATTTGTATGAAAAGAAGGAATCTTCTTTGGAGTCATTACTTTTACGCATAGAAGTTTATTTGAATAAACGCTCGAAAAAACATCACAACGCTTTGCGTGTGTGGTCAGTAGATGCTCCTCATCCCCAGGAGGAATACCTCGATTGTTTGTGGGCCCAAATTCGCAAGCTAAGACAAGACAATTGGGCAGAAAAACATATTCCTCGACCCTATTTGGCTTTTGATTCGATTTTATGTGAGGCATTGCAGCACAATTTACCCCAAATTATACCACCTCCTCATCATGAGTCTTACGTCTACCCCATGCCTTGGGTAGTCTATCGTATGTTTGATTATACCGATTGTCCCGATGGACCCAATCTACCGGGCGCCCACTCCATAGAACGTTTCTTAATTGAAGAACATCTTCATCATATTATTGAAATGCATCATGGTGAACGTAAAGACTGTGCTGCCCAACTATTAGCGTTCCCTTACAAAAATAAGATTCCTCTCGAATACTGCATTGTTGAAGTTATATTTGCTGAGCTGTTCCATATGCCTACACCACGTTATATAGATATTGTCTATGGCTCTATATTGATTGAATTGTGTAAATTGCATCCTGCTACTTTGCCGCAAGTTTTAGCTCAAGCTACTGAAATTCTTTTTATGCGTATTGATTCTATGAATACTTCTTGCTTCGACCGTTTTGTCAATTGGTTTTCATACCATTTGAGTAATTTCAAATTCACCTGGTCTTGGGAGGAATGGGACAGTTGTTTGTTATTGGATATGGAACATCCTAGACCGAAATTTATACAGGAAGTTTTACAGAAATGTTTAAG ATTATCTTATCACCAACGTATTGTTGAAATGATGCCAGAAGCATATGCAAAATTATTGCCTGTATCACCACAACCAAGTTATAAATACGCCTCTGAAGAAGCTG cTTCATTGGCCGGTACCCAAGTAGCCCATCAATTGGTAGTGGCTATACGCCAGAAATGTACACCAGAAGAGGtgattaatatattaaaagaattgCCAAATTCAGGTGAAAATGCTGATCAGGAAATGTCTGAAACCTCATTTAATCCATTGAAAATTGATGTATTCGTACAAACTCTATTGAATTTGGGCTCAAAATCATTTTCGCATAGTTTTGCTGCAATATCtaaatttcatttagtttttaag GCCTTGGCTGAGTCCGAAGAAGCCCAAATCTGTATTTTACACAATGTCTTTGAATTGTGGCAAAATCATCAGCAAATGATGGTGGTTATCATTGATAAATTACTTAAGACACAAATTGTTGATTGCTCGGCGGTGGCAACTTGGATATTTTCCAAAGAAATGACTGGAGAATTTACGAAAATGTATCTGTGGGAGATATTACATTTGACCATTAAGAAAATGAATAAACAtgttattaaattaa ATAATGAATTAACTGACGCCAAGGATAAATTAGCTAAAGCCGATTCATCATCAAGTGATTCGGAAGATGAAGCTGCACCTAAACGCAAGAAGCCTGTCGTTGTTGTAGACAAACCCACTGAAGAG ATGGTTGAGCGGATGGAAGAAAAACTCGAAGCTGCCAATGTGGATCAAAAACGTCTATTCTTAATTGTATTCCAGAgatttattatgattttgtcTGAACATTTAGTACGTTCCGATACGGATGGACGTGATCCCGATACAGATTGGTATCGTTGGACTATTGGACGTTTACAACAAGTCTTTCTTATG caTCATGAACAAGTCCAAAAATACAGCAGCACTTTGGAGACATTACTTTTCACTTCAGATTTGGATTCTCATATTCTAGAAGTTTTCCATCAATTTGTAGCTTTGAGAGCTTAA
- the LOC111679484 gene encoding eukaryotic translation initiation factor 4 gamma has product MDYQIVPKTHNHFLLVFNLLILSFLPYCLCIVNRDLVLTPKQGLQLSGKRIFYEESFNSDNNNDNTLHHNDSAAAVAELGTRPWERTLKHVTYLTLFTNAANGIITGNFSKVKEYNEFLASDYVHSPKPLDSRFGDIVTLAQGRLETMPNGSYRFVEGNCDYECARESNIIAMWHVQKIRHRDTADRKYHYEMKFSVSPITSKAPTETVVRGGPNKRTIMEEKRNNVQTFIQKEDDYPNSFRKLVSDKDEDFSDKRYEAARNFRQVNPHYASQQVTPIPQSTFLRGVYHPPPPPPHSTMHMQQLQHSRLSQQPSVHAHTQLHYSQQHHHPQQHLPLPERLNIGEFYKGNYVPKPTSKMELFPNLLNMFMGKPQYPLPPPTTFRPPTYQMKFPRPEIYTLQHHPSQEFPKYSEYPQHPPPPPQTHSQEQFTQRPSTAMPVVTHHYHHHYFMPNNSAITIEQAIQYGSGEQKPEAAAELYHNEVTAPQGYVTNLYEEPHATTTLRQQHFPQPQHPPQTQYHANIQHQQTNRQNYLQHNYHFQQVVPPAPQKIVFPSTQIEQQRVVLVTPAPPLRKPQYHQPQQQQQEHQQQLQHYDNRPFTASLEYTTVHVPLLISYPATISEEERADVPTPRNKPFLQSDPLDDNIHYSEPDPLYANVNEAESGEENKYIGNVHQSQQKVGNEEPQLESPENYDRHQTNHQQNDDENDSKKEHSESIEAQLPAPNEKPNDTEDAKDTEETTETKQKLAEQNTSETTTTIKQIANEKTTAKSIKTEASNSIVSATKRPKIFPLRSKRIGLKTATTTSSTTTTTAKPISTPKPTTETIKSTSTAKPRKTFVSTSSTETPLRIVSRYRNSYARGSSTTTSTTEKPVLKWTPKRKFNKFMSIKSTTPAAQENKIEINETDDESDENVDNNDEENSNNNNNEDIKTNESNNFRITKLHLMTKTTTEKELDSKTTTTTEMSNAITMGTKPTAMATPSSTTSSTTSSTTSSTTTSSTSSTSTTFSPLLSQTSQAETEIYEILTQKSVSKSVSLKVGNNGEEIPVIIDDHENEVKTF; this is encoded by the exons ATGGATTACCAAATTGTGCCAAAAACCCACAATcattttttgcttgtttttaatttattaatattatctttt ttgCCTTATTGTTTGTGTATTGTTAATCGTGATTTAGTTTTAACTCCTAAACAAGGCCTACAATTAAGTGGCAAACGTATATTTTATGAAGAAAGCTTTAATAGCGACAACAATAATGATAATACCTTACATCATAATGATTCTGCAGCTGCGGTGGCGGAGTTGGGAACACGACCCTGGGAACGTACCCTAAAGCATGTTacatatttaacactttttacaaATGCTGCAAATGGTATTATCACGGGAAATTTTAG CAAAGTAAAAGAGTACAATGAATTTCTCGCCTCCGACTATGTGCATTCACCAAAACCCCTCGATTCACGTTTTGGTGATATTGTTACTCTGGCCCAAGGTCGTCTGGAAACAATGCCCAATGGTTCATATCGTTTTGTAGAGGGTAATTGTGATTATGAATGTGCTCGAGAAAGTAATATTATAGCCATGTGGCATGTACAAAAGATACGTCATCGTGATACAGCAGATCGTAAATATCATTATGAAATGAAATTCAGTGTAAGTCCTATTACATCTAAAGCACCAACAGAAACTGTAGTACGTGGTGGTCCCAATAAACGTACCATAATGGAAGAGAAACGAAATAATGTACAAACGTTTATACAGAAAGAAGATGATTATCCgaatagttttagaaaattagtttCAGATAAAGATGAAGATTTCTCCGATAAACGTTATGAGGCAGCTAGGAATTTTCGTCAAGTTAATCCTCATTATGCCTCGCAACAGGTTACTCCCATACCACAGAGTACATTTTTAAGAGGAGTTTATCATCCGCCTCCTCCACCACCACATTCAACAATGCATATGCAGCAGCTACAACATTCCCGTTTGTCACAGCAGCCATCTGTACATGCTCATACTCAGCTGCATTAttcacaacaacatcatcatcctCAACAACATTTACCCTTGCCAGAACGTTTAAATATTGGTGAATTTTATAAAGGAAATTATGTGCCGAAACCCACTTCAAAAATGGAATTATTTCCCaatcttttaaatatgtttatgggAAAACCACAATATCCTTTGCCACCACCTACCACATTTCGACCTCCCACCTATCAAATGAAATTCCCTAGACCAGAGATTTACACTTTACAACATCATCCTTCACAAGAATTTCCCAAATATTCTGAATATCCTCAACATCCACCACCTCCTCCACAAACTCATTCACAAGAACAATTCACACAAAGACCATCTACTGCTATGCCCGTAGTAacacatcattatcatcatcattattttatGCCCAACAATAGTGCGATAACAATTGAACAGGCTATACAATACGGTAGCGGTGAACAGAAACCAGAAGCGGCCGCCGAACTTTATCACAATGAGGTTACTGCTCCTCAAGGTTATGTGACGAATTTATATGAAGAACCCCATGCCACAACAACTTTAAGGCAACAGCATTTTCCTCAACCACAACATCCACCTCAAACTCAATATCATGCAAATATTCAACATCAACAAACAAATCGTCAAAATTATCTGCAACACAACTATCATTTCCAACAAGTGGTTCCACCAGCTCCCCAGAAAATTGTTTTTCCCAGCACACAAATTGAACAGCAGCGAGTGGTACTTGTTACTCCTGCTCCTCCTTTGAGAAAACCACAATATCATCAgccccaacaacaacaacaagaacatcagcaacaactacaacattaTGATAATCGTCCATTTACCGCCTCCCTAGAGTATACGACAGTTCATGTACCTTTATTGATTTCATATCCAGCAACAATTAGTGAAGAGGAACGTGCAGATGTGCCAACTCCACGAAATAAACCATTTTTACAAAGTGATCCCTTAGATGATAATATACATTATTCTGAACCTGATCCTTTATATGCCAACGTTAATGAGGCTGAAAGTGGTgaggaaaataaatatataggaAATGTGCATCAGTCACAGCAGAAGGTGGGAAATGAGGAACCTCAACTGGAATCGCCAGAGAAT TATGATCGCCATCAAACAAATCATCAACAAAATGATGATGAAAATGACAGCAAAAAGGAACACAGTGAATCCATAGAAGCTCAATTACCAGCGCCCAATGAAAAGCCAAATGATACCGAAGACGCTAAAGATACCGAGGAAACAACAGAAACCAAACAAAAACTAGCAGAACAAAATACTAGTGAAACAACCACCACTATAAAGCAAATAGCAAATGAAAAAACCACTGCCAAGTCCATTAAAACAGAAGCCTCTAACTCAATTGTAAGTGCAACAAAAAGACCCAAAATATTTCCCTTGCGCAGCAAACGCATAGGTCTCAAAACAGCTACTACAACATCctctacaacaacaacgacagcaAAGCCAATATCAACTCCAAAACCTACAACAGAAACTATTAAATCCACATCTACAGCCAAGCCCAGGAAAACATTTGTTTCAACTTCCTCCACAGAAACTCCCCTAAGGATCGTCAGTCGTTATCGTAATTCTTATGCACGTGGTAGTTCAACCACAACTAGTACAACAGAAAAACCAGTATTGAAATGGACTCCTAAacgtaaatttaataaatttatgtcaATAAAAAGTACTACACCAGCAGctcaagaaaataaaatagaaattaatgaAACAGATGATGAAAGTGATGAAAATGTTGATAACAACGATGAAgaaaacagtaacaacaataataatgaagatattaaaacaaatgaaagtAATAATTTTAGAATAACGAAACTACATTTAATGACTAAAACTACAACAGAAAAGGAATTGGATTCAAAAACTACAACGACAACTGAAATGTCAAATGCTATAACTATGGGCACCAAGCCAACTGCAATGGCAAcaccatcatcaacaacatcatcaacaacatcatcaacaacatcatcaacaacaacatcatcaacatcatctaCTTCTACAACATTTTCTCCTTTACTCTCACAAACTTCACAAGCTGAAACAGAAATTTATGAGATTTTAACCCAGAAATCTGTAAGCAAATCTGTTAGCTTAAAAGTGGGCAATAATGGTGAAGAAATTCCTGTTATTATTGATGATCATGAAAATgaagttaaaactttttga